The following proteins are co-located in the Oceanimonas sp. GK1 genome:
- a CDS encoding IclR family transcriptional regulator: MIEPIKQQKAKSAKPAGVSQVQSLSRALLLLERLAASDMGMSLTDVAGSLGLAPSTAHRLLNSLRSHDFVDLDDTQGLWSIGVNAFSIGNAYLKKRDFIAQARPHMKRLVAETGETSNLAILEQGSVVYVGQVESPQTMRMVVSLGSRSPVHASGVGKALLSALPLRESLELVRKGGMKAYTEHTIINPSQFEQELVKIAQQGYSLDDEEQFEGLRCIAANIYNEYGEAVAAISISGPAVRVKWERIPQLSALVMDAAKEVTQAIGGKTPRA, encoded by the coding sequence ATGATCGAGCCAATCAAACAGCAAAAGGCGAAATCCGCCAAACCGGCCGGTGTCTCCCAGGTACAGTCCCTGTCCCGGGCGCTGCTGCTGCTGGAGCGGCTGGCCGCCTCCGACATGGGCATGTCGCTGACCGACGTCGCCGGCAGCCTGGGGCTGGCGCCGTCTACCGCCCATCGCCTGCTCAACAGTTTGCGCAGTCATGATTTTGTGGATCTGGACGATACCCAGGGGTTGTGGAGCATTGGCGTCAATGCCTTCTCCATCGGCAACGCCTACCTGAAAAAGCGCGACTTTATTGCCCAGGCTCGGCCCCACATGAAACGGTTAGTGGCGGAAACCGGCGAAACCTCCAACCTGGCCATTCTGGAGCAGGGCAGCGTGGTGTACGTGGGCCAGGTGGAATCGCCCCAGACCATGCGCATGGTGGTGTCGCTGGGCAGCCGCTCGCCGGTGCATGCGTCCGGCGTGGGCAAGGCGCTGTTGTCGGCGCTGCCGCTGAGGGAGTCGCTGGAGCTGGTGCGCAAGGGCGGCATGAAAGCCTATACCGAGCACACCATTATCAACCCCAGCCAGTTCGAGCAGGAGCTGGTCAAAATCGCCCAGCAGGGGTACTCCCTCGACGACGAAGAGCAGTTTGAAGGCCTGCGCTGTATCGCCGCCAATATCTACAACGAATACGGCGAGGCGGTGGCCGCCATTTCCATCTCCGGTCCGGCGGTACGAGTAAAGTGGGAGCGCATTCCCCAGCTCAGCGCCCTGGTGATGGACGCCGCAAAGGAAGTCACCCAGGCCATCGGCGGAAAAACGCCCAGGGCCTGA
- a CDS encoding glycerate kinase, with translation MDIQPKELLQQLFDSAVAAALPKGNLAEYLPKDTRQKAVVIGAGKAAASMAAELDAIWEGELSGVVVTRYDHGAPCERIEVIEAAHPVPDDAGERVGRRILELVQGLGEDDLVICLLSGGGSSLLSLPAPGLTLSDKQAINKALLKSGAAIDEMNCVRKHLSGIKGGRLAAAAYPARLIALGISDVPGDEATVIASGPTVADPTTSAQALAILDSYGIEVGAHVRAWLESPESETVKPGDERLSKAEFHMIATPQDALDAAAHLARSKGLAPLVLGDCIEGESREVAKVHAAIAKQILKCGQPVQAPCVILSGGETTVTIKGNGRGGRNSEFMLSLFNELKGQAGVYALAADTDGIDGVEDNAGAMITPELFAQAEAAGLKAEDYLANNDSYGFFSQLNALVETGPTRTNVNDFRAILVLPK, from the coding sequence ATGGATATCCAACCCAAGGAGTTGTTACAGCAGTTATTTGACAGCGCCGTGGCCGCCGCCCTGCCCAAGGGTAACCTGGCCGAATACCTGCCCAAGGATACTCGTCAAAAAGCCGTTGTTATTGGTGCCGGCAAGGCTGCCGCCTCCATGGCCGCCGAGCTGGATGCCATCTGGGAAGGGGAACTGTCCGGCGTGGTGGTCACCCGCTACGACCACGGTGCCCCCTGCGAGCGCATTGAAGTGATCGAAGCCGCTCACCCAGTGCCGGATGATGCCGGTGAGCGCGTGGGCCGCCGCATTCTGGAGCTGGTGCAAGGCCTGGGCGAAGACGACCTGGTGATCTGCCTGCTGTCCGGCGGCGGCTCCTCGCTGCTGAGCCTGCCGGCCCCGGGCCTGACCCTGTCCGACAAGCAGGCCATCAACAAGGCCCTGCTCAAGTCCGGCGCCGCCATTGATGAAATGAACTGCGTGCGCAAGCACCTGTCCGGCATCAAGGGTGGCCGTCTGGCTGCCGCCGCCTACCCGGCCCGGCTGATTGCGCTGGGCATCTCCGACGTGCCCGGCGATGAGGCCACCGTGATTGCCTCCGGCCCCACCGTGGCGGATCCGACCACCTCCGCCCAGGCCCTGGCCATTCTCGACAGCTACGGCATCGAAGTAGGCGCCCACGTGCGCGCCTGGCTGGAAAGCCCCGAGTCCGAAACCGTCAAGCCCGGTGACGAGCGCCTGAGCAAGGCCGAGTTCCACATGATCGCCACCCCCCAGGATGCGCTGGACGCCGCCGCGCACCTGGCCCGCTCCAAGGGTCTGGCGCCGCTGGTACTGGGTGACTGCATTGAGGGTGAGTCCCGGGAAGTGGCCAAGGTACACGCCGCCATCGCCAAGCAGATCCTCAAGTGCGGCCAGCCCGTGCAGGCCCCCTGCGTGATCCTGTCCGGCGGTGAAACCACGGTCACCATCAAGGGCAACGGCCGCGGCGGCCGCAACAGCGAGTTCATGCTGAGCCTGTTTAACGAGCTCAAGGGACAGGCCGGCGTCTATGCCCTGGCCGCCGACACCGACGGCATTGACGGCGTGGAAGACAACGCCGGCGCCATGATCACCCCCGAGCTGTTCGCCCAGGCGGAAGCGGCCGGCCTCAAGGCCGAAGATTACCTGGCCAACAACGACAGCTACGGTTTCTTCTCCCAGCTGAATGCCCTGGTGGAAACCGGCCCGACCCGCACCAACGTGAATGACTTCCGCGCCATTCTGGTGCTGCCGAAGTAA
- a CDS encoding saccharopine dehydrogenase family protein — translation MKKNVLIIGAGGVAQVVAHKCAQHNDVLGNIHIASRTVEKCQQIVDSVREKGSLKVAGELQAHALDALDIDATKALIDKTQSQLVINVGSAFINMSVLQACIETGAAYLDTAIHEDPAKICENPPWYANYEWKRKAICEEKGITAILGVGFDPGVVNAYAAVAVNEYFDSVDSIDIIDINAGSHGRYFATNFDPEINFREFTGRVWSWQNNEWVQNQMFEHKRTDDLPVVGSQTSYMTGHDEVHSLSQNLGVPNVRFWMGFGEHYINVFTVLKNLGLLSEQPVKTAEGLEVVPLKVVKAVLPDPSSLAPDYTGKTCIGDQVKGKKDGKDKEVFIYNVADHADAYAEVGSQGISYTAGVPPVAAALLIASGEWDVKHMANVEELDPKPFINLLNEMGLPTRIKDEQGDRPLSF, via the coding sequence ATGAAGAAGAACGTTCTGATTATTGGTGCCGGTGGTGTTGCCCAGGTCGTTGCCCACAAATGTGCGCAACATAACGATGTACTGGGTAACATTCACATCGCCTCGCGTACTGTCGAGAAATGTCAGCAAATCGTCGACAGCGTGCGGGAAAAGGGCAGCCTGAAGGTTGCCGGTGAATTGCAAGCCCATGCCCTGGATGCGCTCGATATCGACGCCACCAAGGCATTGATTGACAAAACACAGTCGCAACTGGTGATCAATGTCGGATCGGCTTTCATCAATATGTCGGTGCTGCAGGCCTGTATCGAGACCGGCGCCGCCTACCTCGACACCGCCATTCACGAAGATCCGGCCAAAATCTGTGAAAATCCGCCCTGGTATGCCAACTACGAGTGGAAGCGCAAGGCCATCTGTGAAGAGAAGGGCATTACCGCCATTCTGGGCGTCGGTTTCGACCCGGGCGTGGTCAACGCCTACGCCGCCGTGGCGGTGAACGAGTACTTCGACAGCGTCGACTCCATCGACATCATCGACATCAACGCCGGCAGCCACGGCCGTTACTTCGCCACCAACTTCGATCCGGAAATCAACTTCCGCGAGTTCACCGGCCGGGTCTGGTCCTGGCAGAACAACGAGTGGGTGCAGAACCAAATGTTCGAGCACAAGCGCACCGACGATCTGCCGGTGGTGGGCAGCCAGACCAGCTACATGACTGGCCACGACGAGGTGCACTCCCTGTCCCAGAACCTGGGCGTGCCCAACGTGCGTTTCTGGATGGGCTTTGGCGAACACTACATCAATGTGTTTACCGTGCTGAAGAACCTGGGCCTGCTGTCCGAGCAGCCGGTAAAAACCGCCGAAGGCCTGGAAGTGGTGCCGCTCAAGGTGGTCAAGGCCGTGCTGCCCGACCCCTCCTCCCTGGCCCCCGACTACACCGGCAAGACCTGCATCGGTGACCAGGTGAAGGGCAAGAAGGACGGCAAGGACAAGGAAGTGTTCATCTACAACGTGGCCGACCACGCCGACGCCTATGCCGAAGTGGGCAGCCAGGGCATTTCCTACACCGCCGGTGTGCCGCCGGTGGCCGCCGCCCTGCTGATCGCCAGCGGCGAGTGGGACGTGAAGCACATGGCCAACGTGGAAGAGCTGGATCCCAAGCCCTTCATCAACCTGCTCAACGAAATGGGTCTGCCGACCCGCATCAAGGACGAGCAGGGCGACCGCCCGCTGAGCTTCTGA
- a CDS encoding YfcC family protein: MSLMSKTNGISSANAGRKKKSFEMPHIYVILFIFSAIAAVLTYIVPAGQYDRVPGPNGRTTIDPNSYQVVESTPVGPVDFMLAIPKGLMDAGTVVFFTFIIGGMFMVLRRTGIIEIGVDKLTRRFAHNTIVIVPVLMTTFAVIATLIGTQELALVYVPVILPLMLALRFDSVTAAAVALCATTAGFTAGVLNPINTGLGQQLADLPVYSGMGLRVLAFAAILLSGIFYVTRYALKVKNNPALSLMEGDAKELEKRKHYQHADDEGALTATSRQKWASLAAFGFFATLVWGVMTQGWFMMEMAGLFIIMGVVVGLIAGLKTSDICDGFNEGFRDVLVGAMICGIARAVAVVLEEGQIMDTLVFGLGNLVGEFPAIFSAIGMYLAQLGFNFVVPSGSGQALVTMPIMAPLADLVGVTRQTAVLAYQLGDGIGNILYPTSGYFMATLALAGVSWNKWVKFFLPLFATWVAISMGFLIFAQFTQWTG, translated from the coding sequence ATGAGTCTCATGTCTAAAACTAATGGAATTTCTTCTGCTAATGCAGGCAGGAAGAAGAAGTCATTTGAGATGCCACATATTTATGTCATCTTGTTTATATTCAGTGCCATTGCGGCCGTACTGACTTATATTGTTCCGGCCGGGCAATATGATCGAGTTCCCGGTCCTAATGGCCGTACCACGATTGATCCTAATTCCTATCAAGTGGTCGAATCCACTCCGGTCGGACCTGTTGACTTTATGCTCGCCATTCCCAAGGGGCTGATGGATGCGGGTACCGTTGTTTTCTTCACCTTTATTATCGGTGGCATGTTCATGGTGCTGCGTCGTACCGGCATCATCGAGATTGGTGTCGACAAGCTGACACGACGTTTTGCCCATAACACCATTGTTATCGTTCCTGTATTGATGACCACCTTTGCGGTGATTGCCACGCTGATAGGCACTCAGGAGCTTGCACTGGTTTATGTTCCCGTGATTTTGCCCCTGATGTTGGCCCTTCGTTTTGACTCTGTGACGGCCGCTGCGGTGGCGCTGTGTGCGACCACGGCTGGTTTTACCGCAGGTGTGCTCAACCCCATCAACACCGGCCTGGGTCAGCAACTGGCCGACTTGCCTGTTTATTCGGGAATGGGGCTGCGCGTACTGGCATTTGCCGCCATTCTGCTGAGTGGTATTTTCTATGTCACCCGTTATGCCCTGAAAGTTAAAAACAATCCTGCTCTGAGCCTGATGGAAGGGGATGCCAAGGAGCTGGAAAAGCGCAAGCACTATCAGCATGCCGACGATGAAGGCGCCCTGACTGCCACCTCCCGTCAGAAGTGGGCGTCTCTTGCGGCCTTTGGTTTCTTCGCCACTCTGGTATGGGGGGTGATGACGCAAGGCTGGTTCATGATGGAAATGGCGGGTCTGTTTATCATCATGGGTGTGGTCGTGGGCCTGATTGCGGGCCTGAAGACCTCAGACATTTGCGATGGTTTTAACGAAGGTTTCCGTGACGTACTGGTGGGTGCCATGATCTGTGGTATTGCCCGTGCCGTTGCCGTGGTGCTGGAAGAAGGCCAGATTATGGATACCCTGGTATTCGGCCTTGGCAACCTGGTTGGTGAGTTCCCGGCGATCTTCTCTGCCATCGGTATGTACCTTGCTCAGCTGGGCTTCAACTTTGTTGTGCCGTCAGGCAGTGGCCAGGCCCTGGTGACCATGCCCATCATGGCACCACTGGCGGATCTGGTGGGAGTGACGCGCCAGACTGCAGTGCTGGCATACCAGCTGGGCGATGGCATCGGTAACATTCTGTATCCTACTTCGGGTTACTTTATGGCTACCCTGGCCCTGGCGGGTGTCAGCTGGAACAAGTGGGTCAAGTTCTTCCTGCCTTTGTTCGCGACCTGGGTAGCCATCTCCATGGGCTTCCTAATCTTCGCCCAGTTCACTCAGTGGACCGGCTAA
- a CDS encoding TetR/AcrR family transcriptional regulator, whose product MANKRERILNAAEHLIAHRGFQGVSMQLVAQEAEVATGTIYRYFRDKESLLRCVHEERLQEASLALLKGVDTHNPCFEQFRVLWQNCLHYLLGNADCLLYRVQYEASPLFSREEEERMDERYFKPVFEFFEQGREAGLFRDLPAPLLGFLALENLMLLTQKHARGCLQLNEAIFDELMNAAWNAILKH is encoded by the coding sequence ATGGCAAATAAACGCGAGCGCATTCTCAATGCGGCGGAACACCTGATTGCCCATCGTGGCTTTCAGGGTGTGTCGATGCAACTGGTTGCGCAGGAGGCTGAGGTGGCCACCGGCACCATTTACCGCTACTTCAGGGACAAGGAAAGCCTGCTGCGCTGCGTGCACGAGGAGCGGCTGCAGGAAGCCTCGCTGGCCCTGCTGAAGGGGGTCGACACCCACAACCCCTGCTTTGAGCAGTTTCGCGTGCTGTGGCAGAACTGCCTGCACTATCTGCTCGGCAACGCCGACTGCCTGCTGTACCGGGTGCAGTACGAGGCCTCGCCCCTGTTCAGCCGGGAAGAGGAAGAACGCATGGATGAACGCTATTTCAAACCGGTGTTCGAGTTTTTTGAACAGGGCCGGGAAGCCGGCCTGTTTCGGGATCTGCCGGCACCGCTGCTCGGTTTTCTGGCGCTGGAAAACCTGATGCTGTTGACCCAGAAACACGCCCGGGGCTGCCTTCAGCTGAACGAGGCCATTTTTGATGAGCTGATGAATGCCGCCTGGAACGCCATTTTAAAACACTAA
- a CDS encoding carboxynorspermidine decarboxylase has translation MTRVIKTPYYLIDKTKLLRNMEKIAYVREHSGAKALLALKCFATWSVFDLMSQYMDGTTSSSLNEVKLGKQKFGGETHAYSVAYADDEIEEVLAHSDKIIFNTIGQLERFEADSARHVRGLRLNPGVSSSEFIIADPSRPFSRLGEWDADKVLRVMDKISGFMIHNNCENSDFELFDRMLGEIEHKFGALLDQPQITWVSLGGGIHFTGDGYPVDRFCARLKAFSERFGVQVYLEPGEASITMSTSLEVTVLDTLFNGKQLAIVDSSIEAHMLDLLIYRETAKMAPNDGEHQYMVCGKSCLAGDIFGEFSFEQPLRVGDRLSFIDAAGYTMVKKNWFNGVQMPAIAVRELDGSVNLVREFTFDDFVNSLS, from the coding sequence ATGACCCGAGTGATCAAGACGCCTTACTATCTTATCGACAAGACCAAGCTGCTGCGCAACATGGAGAAAATCGCCTATGTGCGCGAGCACTCCGGCGCCAAGGCGCTGCTGGCCCTGAAATGCTTTGCCACCTGGTCGGTATTCGACCTGATGAGCCAGTATATGGACGGCACCACCTCTTCCTCGCTCAACGAAGTGAAGCTCGGCAAGCAGAAGTTCGGCGGCGAAACCCATGCCTACAGCGTGGCCTATGCCGACGACGAAATTGAAGAAGTGCTGGCCCACTCCGACAAAATCATCTTCAACACCATCGGCCAGCTCGAGCGTTTTGAGGCCGACTCCGCCCGCCATGTACGCGGCCTGCGCCTGAACCCGGGCGTGTCCAGCTCCGAGTTCATCATTGCCGATCCGTCTCGCCCCTTCAGCCGTCTGGGCGAATGGGATGCGGACAAAGTGCTGCGGGTGATGGACAAGATCTCCGGCTTCATGATTCACAACAATTGCGAAAACAGCGACTTCGAGCTGTTTGACCGCATGCTGGGCGAAATCGAACACAAGTTCGGCGCTCTGCTGGACCAGCCGCAGATCACCTGGGTCAGCCTGGGCGGCGGCATTCACTTTACCGGCGACGGCTACCCGGTGGACCGCTTCTGCGCCCGGCTCAAAGCCTTCTCCGAGCGCTTTGGCGTACAGGTCTACCTGGAGCCCGGCGAAGCCTCCATCACCATGAGCACCTCCCTGGAAGTGACCGTGCTCGACACCCTGTTCAACGGCAAGCAGCTGGCCATTGTCGACAGCTCCATCGAGGCCCACATGCTCGATTTGCTGATCTACCGGGAAACCGCCAAGATGGCGCCGAACGACGGCGAGCATCAGTACATGGTGTGCGGCAAGTCCTGCCTGGCCGGCGACATCTTCGGCGAGTTCAGCTTCGAGCAGCCGCTGCGAGTAGGGGATCGGCTATCCTTTATCGATGCCGCCGGCTACACCATGGTGAAGAAAAACTGGTTCAACGGCGTGCAAATGCCGGCCATTGCCGTGCGCGAGCTCGACGGCAGCGTAAATCTGGTCAGGGAATTTACCTTTGACGACTTTGTAAACAGCCTCTCCTGA
- a CDS encoding efflux RND transporter periplasmic adaptor subunit, translating to MKKWTLSMLLLVILIFGSVIGFNLFKQNMMAQYFANQPVPSFPVTVAEVAPVNWTPRIAAIGFIEPIQGINVSNESAGIVRAIHFESGQQVKAGEVLVELDADVEKANLRSAEGRLPAVQANLERMRQLFQRGSVSKGQLDEADANYRELLGQIDSLKATIERRTIRAPFDGIMGIRNAFLGQYLNAGTDIARLEDISQFRIRFTIPQTRIADIEVGQALNILVDAYPDTPFEGQITAIEPQINPESGVVQVQASIPNKEGRLRSGMFAKLDVQLPVLNDQILVPQHAINFTLYGQTVYVVKEEQTENGDTVQVASQRVVEVAEREADYARVVKGLEAGETIVTSGQVRLSNGSRVKPVESDALDTPESAPLL from the coding sequence ATGAAAAAGTGGACCCTGTCCATGCTGCTGCTGGTGATCCTGATCTTCGGCAGTGTCATAGGCTTTAATCTGTTCAAGCAAAACATGATGGCGCAGTACTTTGCCAATCAGCCGGTGCCCAGCTTTCCGGTCACCGTGGCCGAAGTCGCTCCGGTCAACTGGACCCCGCGCATCGCCGCCATCGGCTTTATCGAGCCAATACAGGGCATCAATGTCAGCAACGAGTCTGCCGGCATAGTACGCGCCATTCACTTCGAGTCCGGCCAGCAGGTGAAGGCCGGCGAAGTGCTGGTGGAGCTGGATGCCGACGTGGAAAAAGCCAACCTGCGCAGCGCCGAGGGCCGGCTGCCGGCGGTGCAGGCCAATCTGGAGCGGATGCGCCAGCTGTTCCAGCGCGGCTCGGTGTCCAAGGGCCAGCTTGATGAAGCAGATGCCAACTACCGGGAGCTGCTGGGCCAGATTGACTCCCTCAAGGCGACCATAGAGCGGCGTACCATTCGCGCGCCCTTTGACGGCATCATGGGCATTCGCAACGCCTTTCTCGGCCAGTACCTGAATGCCGGCACCGACATCGCCCGGCTGGAAGACATCAGCCAGTTCCGCATTCGCTTCACCATTCCCCAGACCCGCATCGCCGACATTGAAGTCGGCCAGGCCCTGAACATTCTGGTGGACGCCTACCCGGACACGCCCTTTGAAGGGCAAATTACCGCCATCGAGCCCCAGATTAACCCCGAGTCGGGCGTGGTGCAGGTACAGGCCAGCATTCCCAACAAGGAAGGCCGGCTGCGCTCCGGCATGTTTGCCAAGCTGGATGTGCAACTGCCGGTGCTGAACGACCAGATCCTGGTGCCCCAGCACGCCATCAACTTCACCCTCTACGGCCAGACCGTCTACGTGGTGAAGGAAGAGCAGACCGAAAACGGCGACACCGTGCAGGTCGCCAGCCAGCGAGTGGTGGAAGTGGCCGAGCGGGAAGCCGACTACGCCCGGGTAGTGAAGGGCCTGGAGGCGGGAGAAACCATCGTCACCTCGGGCCAGGTGCGGCTGTCCAACGGCAGCCGGGTCAAGCCGGTGGAAAGCGACGCCCTCGACACCCCCGAGTCGGCCCCCCTGCTGTAA
- a CDS encoding gamma-glutamyltransferase family protein: protein MHHDLLHYPHTSRRTVTCARRGVVATSQALAAQVGLDILKQGGNAIDAAIATAATLTVVEPTSNGIGGDAFALVWTQGRLHGLNASGPAPHAMTVEAIRARGHQQIPLHGWLPVTVPGAPAAWAALSRRFGRLPFTQLLAPAIDIARDGFAVTPTVQQLWQTAAGRYQVDRHGLFRPWFDTFCPEGVPPQVGAQWHSVDHARTLQAIADSEARDFYEGELAARMERYALEQDGLLRRTDMAAFAPEWVDPVHVDYRGYDIWELPPNGSGMIALMALNILKELEPAQDASTRLHQRIEATKLAYADGLHHLTEPSHMRVTTEQLLSPTYARARSRRIGNRAILPTPGHPTLGGTVYLATADDEGNMVSFIQSNFHGFGSGIVVPGTGISLQNRGSGFSLDPGHVNCLQPGKRPYHTIIPGFITHQGRAVGPFGMMGGYMQPQGHVQLITSMLDDGLNPQAALDAPRWKWTSDRRIEVEAGFSPHLVQALRDRGHAVTVSADSLTFGRGQIILRDATHGTLLAGTEPRADGSAAGY, encoded by the coding sequence ATGCATCACGATCTGCTGCACTACCCCCATACTTCACGACGCACCGTCACCTGTGCCCGCCGGGGCGTAGTCGCCACTTCCCAGGCCCTGGCCGCTCAGGTCGGGCTGGACATACTCAAACAGGGTGGCAATGCCATCGATGCGGCCATCGCCACCGCCGCCACCCTCACCGTGGTCGAGCCCACCTCCAACGGCATCGGCGGCGACGCCTTTGCCCTGGTCTGGACGCAAGGCCGGCTGCACGGGCTGAACGCCAGCGGTCCTGCACCTCACGCCATGACCGTGGAGGCCATTCGCGCCCGCGGGCATCAACAGATACCCTTACACGGATGGCTGCCGGTGACCGTGCCCGGCGCCCCCGCAGCCTGGGCCGCGCTGTCCCGACGCTTCGGCCGACTGCCGTTCACACAACTGCTTGCCCCCGCCATCGACATCGCCCGGGACGGATTTGCGGTCACGCCGACGGTGCAGCAGCTATGGCAGACCGCCGCCGGCCGCTACCAGGTGGACCGGCACGGGCTGTTTCGGCCCTGGTTCGACACTTTTTGCCCCGAGGGCGTGCCACCGCAAGTGGGGGCGCAGTGGCACTCCGTGGATCACGCGCGCACCCTGCAGGCGATTGCGGACAGCGAGGCCCGGGACTTCTATGAGGGAGAGCTGGCCGCGCGCATGGAACGATACGCCCTGGAGCAGGACGGCCTGCTGCGCCGCACCGATATGGCCGCCTTTGCGCCGGAATGGGTGGATCCCGTTCACGTCGATTACCGGGGGTACGACATCTGGGAGCTGCCCCCCAACGGCTCCGGCATGATTGCCCTGATGGCGCTGAACATACTGAAAGAGCTGGAGCCGGCCCAGGATGCGTCGACCCGGCTGCATCAGCGCATAGAAGCAACCAAGCTGGCTTATGCGGACGGGCTGCACCACCTGACCGAGCCCAGCCACATGCGGGTCACCACAGAGCAATTATTGTCCCCGACATACGCTCGAGCCCGCAGTCGCCGAATCGGCAACCGGGCCATACTACCCACGCCGGGCCATCCTACCCTGGGAGGTACCGTCTACCTAGCCACGGCGGACGACGAAGGCAACATGGTGTCCTTCATTCAGAGCAACTTTCACGGCTTTGGCTCGGGCATAGTGGTACCGGGCACCGGCATCAGCCTACAGAACCGGGGCAGCGGCTTTTCCCTCGACCCCGGCCACGTCAACTGCCTGCAACCGGGCAAGCGCCCCTACCACACCATTATTCCCGGCTTTATCACGCACCAGGGGCGTGCCGTGGGGCCCTTTGGCATGATGGGTGGTTACATGCAGCCCCAGGGGCATGTGCAGCTGATCACCAGCATGCTGGACGACGGGTTGAATCCCCAGGCCGCACTGGACGCGCCGAGATGGAAATGGACGTCGGATCGACGAATAGAAGTCGAAGCCGGCTTTTCGCCACATCTGGTTCAGGCCCTCAGGGATCGGGGCCACGCGGTGACCGTCAGTGCCGATTCGCTGACCTTTGGCCGCGGACAGATCATTCTGCGCGACGCCACCCACGGCACCCTGCTGGCCGGCACCGAGCCCAGGGCAGATGGCTCCGCCGCCGGCTACTGA